In one window of Mycteria americana isolate JAX WOST 10 ecotype Jacksonville Zoo and Gardens chromosome 24, USCA_MyAme_1.0, whole genome shotgun sequence DNA:
- the EBI3 gene encoding interleukin-27 subunit beta → MWDWGWRDWGSWDGGHCALQHGTLGTEVLLRCPAAAGRPAEWRRGGTVLGTYPAPGLALPNASLAHEGHYSCHHPGTSETWATVCLRLGYPPALPAVECWAISYPQAVNCSWVLVPEPLLDTDFVATYRHGLWGATGTGECIRTGPRSCSFGDVQMFSLTPYVVNVTAVNPLGTASRLLPFLLENIIKPDPPEDLRVSPIPGETKKLLLEWSPPGSWPFPEYFPLKYRIRYAREEGSVTKTIGPYEQTSYTLTGVRPGTLHYIQVAAKDFTDSGEFSAWSLPASGTPWMEP, encoded by the exons ATGTGGGACTGGGGATGGAGGGACTGGGGCAGCTGGGATGGAG GCCACTGCGCCCTGCAGCACGGCACCCTGGGCACCgaggtgctgctgcggtgcccgGCCGCAGCGGGACGGCCGGCTGAGTGGCGCCGGGGGGGGACTGTCCTGGGAACGTATCCTGCACCGGGGCTGGCGCTCCCCAACGCCAGCCTGGCCCACGAGGGCCACTACAGCTGCCACCACCCTGGCACCAGCGAGACCTGGGCCACCGTCTGCCTGCGGCTGGGCT ATCCCCCTGCACTGCCCGCCGTCGAGTGCTGGGCCATCAGCTACCCGCAGGCAGTGAACTGCTCCTGGGTCCTGGTCCCCGAGCCGCTGCTGGACACCGACTTCGTGGCCACGTACAG gCACGGCTTGTGGGGGGCCACAGGGACGGGCGAGTGCATCCGCACGGGGCCGCGGAGCTGCTCCTTTGGGGACGTGCAGATGTTCTCCCTCACCCCCTACGTGGTGAACGTCACGGCCGTGAACCCCCTGGGCACTGCCTCCaggctcctgcccttcctcctggaGAACATCA TAAAGCCGGACCCCCCCGAGGACCTGCGGGTCTCACCCATCCCCGGGGAGaccaaaaagctgctgctggagtGGAGCCCGCCAGGGTCCTGGCCCTTCCCGGAGTACTTCCCGCTCAAGTATCGCATCCGCTACGCCCGGGAGGAGGGCTCTGTCACCAAAACG ATCGGGCCGTACGAGCAGACATCTTACACCCTGACGGGAGTGCGACCCGGGACCCTCCACTACATCCAGGTGGCCGCCAAGGACTTCACAGACTCGGGGGAGTTCAGCGCCTGGAGCCTGCCGGCCTCGGGGACGCCCTGGATGGAGCCATga